The genomic segment TGGCGAGTTTATCGCGATTAAGGGAGCGAGCGGAAGCGGGAAATCGATGCTGCTTAAATGCTTGGCGCTGCAGGAAAAATGGACGCGGGGAAGCTACAAGCTGAATGGAACGGATGTTTTGAAGCAAGGGCTGACCGGCAGATTTAAAGTTCGCCGCGAGGTGGCTTATCTAGAAGAGAAGCCTGTACTGTATCCAAGCAAGACGGGGCTCAAAAATGTGATTATCGGATCGGTGACCCAAACCCCCGCTTGGCGGCGATGGACCGGCATGGTGCGCAGCGACGATTATATGGGCGCTATGGATACGATAGAGAAGCTGGGACTTATCGATAAAGCACATCTGAAGGCGGAGAAGATGAGCGGGGGAGAGCGCCAGCGTATCGCTGTTGCCCGCGCGCTCGTGCACGGCGCAAAAATCATTTTGGCGGACGAGCCGGTATCCGGACTTGACCCGCATACGGCCGACCAGGTGCTCGCCGATTTAAAACGGCTTTGCACGGAGCAGCGCGTTACGGTTATTGCCGTGCTGCATCAAGGCGATTATGCCGAACGGTTTGCGGACCGCATTATTGGTCTCAATAATGGCAAGCTTGTTTTAGACATTAGAGGCAGGCGCTTAACCGAACGGGAGAAAATGCAGCTATGAACGAAGTGAAGCTGAGATTGATTCAGCAGCATGAGCTATCACAGGCGCTGGAGCTTGAGCAGCGCTGCTACTCTTCTGGGGCCGCGGCGACGGAGGCGGGATTCCAGTACCGTTTTCAGGAGTATCCTTCGTATTTCTGGTCTGCTTGGTCGGAGGATGGCGAGTTGCTTGGCATCGCCAATGGAATTCGGACGGAGCAGGAAAGCTGCGGTGACGAGATGAAAGGAAGTCATCCAGGCGAATACGCGGGAGACAACTTTTGCATACTGACTATTGCGGTAGATCCGGCATTCAGGCGCAGGGGAATTGCTGCAAAACTGCTGGACAAGCTGATCCAAGCATGCGAAAATGAGAGGCTGAAAGCGATTATTTTAATGTGCGAGCCGCATTTGATTTCTTTTTATGAACAGGCGAAATTTACATACGTAGGCAAGGCTTCTTCCACACATGGAGGAATTGAGTGGCATGAGATGAGGCGTAATCTGCATACAATGGAGCATTCTAGCGAATAGGCAGGTGTAGCCCGATATGGCGTTTCAATCTCCTGTAATCGTTCAGTCTGTCCGCAGTACGTTTCCAAAGGCCGAGCTGTGGCTGCCTCATATTAGCGGGGGATCCAATGAGGCAGCAGATAGTCAAATCAATGGGATCATTCACTCAGCAGCGCAGCATCTCGTAGCTGAGCAAGGCACGCTTGAAGACCCGCATGCGGAGATGCAAGGATATTTTGAGCTCAAAAACAACCAGAAGGATGTGCTCAGCCTGTCTTTGTTGAACTACGCCTATACGGGTGGAGCGCATGGACTGACACTGCAGCAGTCGCTTACCTTCAAGCTGACTACGGGACGTTCTTACGCGCTTGCTGAGCTGTTTAAGCCTGGAAGCAATTATATCGTCAAGCTGTCCGCGCTGGTCAACGCTCAAATCAGGTCGCGAGATATTAGCACGCTGTCGCCGTTCAAAGCGATAAGGCCGGATCAGGACTTTTATGTGGCGGACCGGACGCTGGTGCTTTATTTTGCCCTGTATGAGCTGACGCCTTATGCATTTGGTTTTCCGTATTTCCCCATCTCCGTCTATGACATTGAGGATATGATTAATGAAAATGGCCCGCTCGGACCAATGGTCGTCAATTATTGATATGTGCAACTTTGCAGCAGGAGAGAAGACAGCATGATTTATATCATTTTATTATGCGCTGTATTTGTCACGACGATCGCTTTCGTTGTTTATTTGCAGTATGTGAAAAAGGACAAGGGGCCGCGCTTTTCGGCGCCCCCAATTCGGCGACAATCTTCAAGCATGCAGCTCAGCCCAATGAAAAAAAACGTTCCCGGCAAGCTGGAGGACGGTCGCAGCAAACAGGCGCCTCAAGCTTTGGCGGGCAGCGCGGATGCAGCAAAGCTAGCTGAGGGGAAGAAGCTGCTTATTGTTGACGACCAGCCGCTCATTCGGCTCATGCTGGCAGAGCTGTTTCAGAAGGCGGGATTTACCGTCTATGAAGCTGCAGATGGGCTGAACGCGCTTGAGCAATTCGAGCGATATGGAGCGGACTGCATTTTGCTGGATTTTATGCTGCCTGATATGGACGGATTGGACGTGCTGTGCGCGATTCGCAAAAGCGATGCGAATGTTAAAGTATTGCTCATTACCGCGTACGGGGAGCCTGAAAAAATAGAGGCAGCGGCTGAGCTGGGCATTACCGAGTGGATAGAAAAACCGTTTGACACCGACCAATTGCTGAATCGGGTACTCGCACTAGTTTAGCTAGTTTAGTGTGCCTGCTTCTGCCCTATAGTTAATGTCATAAAATATTAATGTCATGATGTATTTCGTTTGTTTGCTGGCATGAGCCCTTTCACCCTCACATATACTGCTTAATGATGGGGGTGGTGGAATGATTGCGCTCGTAATCGGGCTGGCTTTATTTTTCGCTGTATGTGCTGCTGCATTAGCCGGAGCTGTCAAAGCGCAGCAAAGTATCAAATCGTCGAGCCATCAGAGCATGACGGCTTATGCCACCTATATTCAAATGCAGCAGGATAAGCATGATTTAAATTTGTTTGGCCTTGCCCAGCAGCTCAGACGCAAATTTGGAGCGGCAGCTTCATTTGGGCTTTCCTTCAACACGATGGGGCTGTGTGCAGCAGCTTTGTTGTTTCTGGCGCCTGCCCTGCAGCAGGGCGGGCCAATTGTCGTCGGTATAGGCATTCCGCTTGCCGCGTTGTTTGCCTTGATGGTAAGTGCATCGCTGGCCGAATTGTCCTCTGCTATTCCGACCGCCGGGGGCGTCTATCATTGGTCCTCGGCATTAGGAGGACGTGTATGGGGCTGGCATGCGGGCTGGTTTCACATGGCTGGCTATATGGGGTTACTGCTGCTGACCAATCTGCTGTGTGCCTCCTTGCTGGATGGAATGCTTGCAGGCTGGCTCGGTTACACGCCTTCAATATGGTCGAAAGCAATCATTGCCTTGGCAATGGTGGTTACGCAAGCAGCTTTGCACAGTCGTGGTGTCCGTCTGCTGGCTGTTCTGCTGCGAAGCGGACTTTGGCTGCAGCTTATCGCTGCAATCGCTGCAATCGGCATTTTAATGGCGCTGTATTGGCCGGGCGCATTTGCACCTGAGCTGTTATTCACGCTTCCTGCCCGCAGTGGGGAGGGGAAAGGGCAATCCGCCTTAGGGATGATAGCGGGCTTTCTGCTGCTGCAAAAGCTGTTTCTCGGCATGGACAGCGCTGCCCAAGGTGCCGAGGAGACGTCCGATCCCCGCATTCGCGTGCCATGGGCGATCTATTTGTCGACAGCTTACACGTTTATTATCGGCTTTGTGCTGCTGGCTGTGCTGACGCTTGTGTGGCCTGGCTTCTCAAATGGAGGCATACCGGCTGGCGGGAGCGAGTGGTTTGCAGGCAGTTTGCTGGAAGCTATCAGCCGTTCACCGCTGGTGACCCTGTTCCTAGTCGTGCTTCTCTACTCAAGCAGCAGCAGCGTGCTGATCGCTTGCTCCCGATTATTGTACAGCCTGACGCGCGATAAGGCGCTGCCTTTCAGCAAGCAGCTGGCAGGCGTTCACCCTGCAACTCAATCTCCCAGGAAATGCGTCTGGCTAGCAGCCGCTTTGTTTTTCATAATCCTGGGAGCCTCTTGCGTGCTCTTTCCAGAGCGCCTGCTCACAGCTGCTGTCCCTAGCTTCACGCTAATTTGCCTTTACACGGCGTATGCAATCCCGATTGCGTTAGCGCTGCGCGCAGGGAAGAAGCACAAGCTGCTCATGGATGCGCCTTGGCATCTCGGAAGGTGGAGCCGCACGGTGAATATGACAGCACTGCTCTGGCTGCTGCTTAGTGTTGCGCTGGCGGCCAGCGTGCTTGGCCAGGAAGGTATTCTGGGTGCAGGTGCGGTGCTGCTTGTATCCGCAGTGCTGGATTTTCGATACCGGAGACGTCATCTGGAGACGCTGCAAAGCCGCCTGAATAAACCTCACGGGGAAATTATTAGAATTGAGCGAAAATTCAAGCTGACGGAATGAGGGGGAAATGCGGGAAATAGAAAGGTGGAAATGAGCCGTCTATTTCCCGGGGAAGCGCACAATCCAACATGTTTAAAATGATTTCGACAGCAGGCTAACGATTGCCTAATAAAGCTGAAAACATAGGATATCCTTTCCAGCTACAACAGATGGAGGGAGCAAAATCAGGGGAAACTAGATATGGCAAAATGAAGGGGCAACAACGCGAAAAGCCCGGATTAAGCTGATACAAAATGTGTCGAAGCTTGCCTGTAAAAGGACGGTTCAGTTACAGGGAAATAGCGAATGTCTGCGGCTGATTTCCGCTTTTTTGCCAACTTCTGCTCCCAGCAAGTATAATAAAGGCAGCAACTGGTAGCTGGAGGAGGACAAAACTATTGAGTCAGCATGATTTTTCAACGTTTTTAGACCAATATGAGCTTGGCGCACGATGGGAAATAGCTGCCGGAGACAGCGGCATGAACAATACAACGCGGATCGTGCAGGCGGGAAATAACCGCTACGTGCTGCGCATTTACAACAATCATCAAAATAAGTCGACGGTTTTGCTGGAGCATGAGGTGTTATTTGGGCTGCTGGAGCAAGACGCGCGCCTTTTTGACGTTCCGATGCCTGTAGCCAATCGCGCAGGGCAGACCGTAACGGAGGCGCCAGGCGGCAAGCTGGCTACGCTATGCCATTTCATTGAAGGCAAGCGGCCTTCGGTCGAAAATATTTCCCACATTAAGGGGCTCGGCATCGCTACGGCTGCTTTATGCAAGGGATTAAGCGCCATTAAGCCTCATGGCGAGCCTATTTATGATCCGTATTATAAGCTGGAGCAATCTTATGAAGCCATAGGCATTCCAGCTATGCGGGAAATTGCTAATGAAGCTGGGCTGCTGCCGGAATTTGAGGAGCAGATAGCTTGCTTGCAGCAGGAGCGAGAGCGTTTACAAAGCGAGTTGAAAAACATAGCCGAGCTTCCCCGCCAATGGATTCATGGCGATTTGAATTTCAGCAATTCCGTTGCACGTGGGGATGCTGTAGTCGGATTGCTGGATTTTGAATTTTGCACAGTCGATGTAAGGGCGATGGAGCTCGCTGTCGTTATCGTGGATTTGATTGATGGGGCCGATGATGGGCGGCTGGAGCGAATCGCCTTGTTTTGTGAAGGCTTTGGGTCGGAATTACGGCTGACGGAGGTAGAAGCAAATGCGATAACACTGCTGCTTAAACTGCGGATGCTTGATGTGACGCTGCATTTTATGACGCGCTGGCGGGAGCAGCTTGACGAAGCGGCGGTATTGCAGAAAATTGTGATCCAAGCGGCAAAAATCGTGAACTGGACAGGCAGCAATGAGCCGCGTTTGAAAGCGCTATTTCTTAAGCATCTTGCCGATGTTGAACAACCATTGTAGTCATTGACCACTATAAATTGGAGGAGTTGGGCTCATGAGTGTTGCAGCAGCATTAGGATACAGCAGCGATGAAAGACTGCTCATTGTTAATGCAGATGATTATGGCTTATGTGGTTCAGTCAATAAAGCGGTGGAGCAACTGCTGGAAGAACGCGCAGTAAGCTCGGCAACAATTATGATGCCGTGCCGCACAGCGCGGGAAGCGGCGAAGTGGTGCGCGCTGCATCAGGAGCATGATGTAGGCATTCATTTCACTTTTACAAGCGAGTGGGACAATTATCGCTGGGGCCCCGTGAGCAAGCCGGAGGATGTTCCTTCCTTGCTCGTAGAGGGCGGATATTTCCCGAAAGACAGCCGAACATTCGAGCTGCAGGCCGACTCCGAGCAGGTAGAGCGAGAAATGGTTGCCCAAATAGAGCTTGCCCTGCAATTAGGGATGAAGCCGAGCCATGCCGACAATCATATGGGCAGCTTGTACGGGCTTGCGACAGGAAAGCATTTTTTACCTATTGTATTCGACGTATGCGCCAAATATGGCTTGCCTTTTCGCTTACCGCGCCATTTGCTTGGTGATCGCGCGCAAACAGCCTCTCCAGAGCTCGCTGAGCAGGCGAAGCAGCTCGGAATGCTGGCGGATTCCAAAGGCGTCATCATATTGGATTACCTAGTCGGTTTGCCATTTCAGCTGCAGGCTGGGGAAACGTATTCGTCGTTCAAAGAGGCGATGAAACAGCAGCTGCGCAGCTTGCCGCCGGGTTTGACAGAGCTTATTATTCATCCGTCGCTCGTAACCGATGAGCTGCTATCCTTCCATGGCCAGCCTGAGAAGCGCGGGCTCGAGTTCCAGCTGTTCCGCGATCGCGAGATTGTGCAGACGCTGCAAGCCGAGGGCATCAGGCTCGTTCGCTGGTCGCAGCTGCAGCGTGTGCAGCGCGAGCGATGTGGCTGGAGTCAATAATACATCCTATTTATAGTGAGAAAAAAGGAGCTGCTAGCATGTCTTACCAATCCATTGCTGCATTATCTGAACAGCTGAGAAGCAATATTGGCCGCGTCATCGTAGGGAAAGAGCATATAGCCGATCTATTGTTTATCGCATTAATTACCGGCGGTCATGTGCTGCTGGAGGATGTACCCGGGACGGGAAAAACACTGCTTGCCAAATCGCTGGCGAAGTCGCTCAGCCTGACTTTCCGGCGTGTGCAATTTACGCCGGATTTAATGCCGTCCGATTTGACGGGCATCCATTTTTACAATCAGAAGCAGGGGGATTTTGAGTTCAGGTCCGGCCCTTTGTTTACGAATATGCTGCTGGCTGACGAAATTAACCGTGCAACGCCACGTACCCAATCCAGCCTGCTTGAATGTATGGAGGAGCGGCAAATAAGCCTCGAGGGCGAGACGATGCCGCTTTCGCGGCCGTTCATGGTTATGGCGACGCAAAATCCCGTCGAGCATCAAGGAACGTTTCCGCTGCCTGAAGCGCAGCTGGACCGTTTTTTGTTCAAGGTTAAAATGGGCTACCCCACAACGGATGAGGCGCTGCAAATTTTGAAGCGCTTTAAAGAGGGCGACCCGCTGGAGCAGCTTGCACCGATTGCTGGAGCAGACGAAATTGCTGAAGCCCAGAAGCTATACTCCTCCGTACGCGTATCGGATGATGTGCTGCTTTATATGCTGAAGCTAGTAGAGCAGACGCGGAGCAGGGAAGAAGTGCAGACGGGGGTAAGCCCTCGCGGCAGCCAGGCGCTGCTGAAAGCCTCGCAGGTGCAGGCGATTTTGCGGGGAAGAGATTTTGTAACGCCGGATGATGTTAAAGCGATGGCGCAGCCCGTGCTGGCCCATCGTCTCGCGCTTCGTGGACTGCAGCGTACACAAGGCAGCGCAGAGAAAATTATCGAAGACATTATTAGGCGAACCGAGGTTCCTGCCGAGGCAGGGCTTCTCGCTAAATAGGGCTAGTAAATAGTCGATGCTCGTCGTTTCTTTTATTATCGCTGCAATCATTATAGTTATGCTTCAAGCTAATGTATTTCGCAGGTTTGCCTTGCGGAACATTAGCTATTCCAGGCGCTTTAGTCAAAAAACCTGCTTTAGTGGGGATCGTATGGAACTAGTGGAGCAACTGTCAAATGGCAAATGGCTGCCTGTTCCTTGGCTGCGTGTCGAATCCCAATTGTCTTCCCAGCTCATCTTTCGCTCGCAGGATAATCTTGCGGTGAGCAGCGGGGAGCATTACCAGAATCATAAAAGCTTCTTCAGCCTTATGCCTTATACGAAAATTACTCGCACGCATTCGTTCGTCAGCGCCAGGCGCGGGGTATACAAGCTTCGCTCGGTTGCTCTGACCGGCGGTGATTTGCTTGGCATTCATCATGATATGAAGCAAATGATGATAGAAGGCGAGTTGCTTGTATATCCGCTCCCCGCACAGGTGAAGGTGGACGAGCTGCCCTCTCATAGCTGGCAGGGCGAGACGTCCGTGCGGCGCTGGATTGTGGAAGATCCTTTCGTTGTCGTAGGCGCAAGAGATTATCGTCCTAGCGATTCCTTCAAGGCGGTCAATTGGAAAGCGACTGCTCGGGCAGGCAAGCTGCAGGTTCATCAATATGATTATACAGCTGACCGGAAGCTGATGATTTATTTGAATGTCGAAGATCATGAGGGCATGTGGCGCACGATTACGGATGAAGCATTAATCGAACGGGGCATTGAATGGGCAGCAGGAGCAGCGGAGGCCGTCACGGCCAGCGGCATGGAAGTCGGCTTCGCTGCCAATATGCCGCTGCAAGGCGAGCTTGAAAGTGCCATGCTGCTGCCCCGCAGCGGACATGACCAGTGGATGGCGATATTGGAGCTGCTCGCCAAGCTGTCGCTGACCCGGACGGAGCTGTTCAGCGATTTGCTGCAAAGGGAGAGCGAGCGTGGTGTAAGCGGCTGCGATGTGCTCATTATTTCCGCTTATTGGAATGAAACGCTGGAGCTTGCCGCTCAGCAGCTGCGTTTCGGCGGCAACTCCGTCTCGATTTGGCTGTTGGAAGGGCTAGCTAGCGACCAGCAGCAGGCAGGTGGAGCATTATGAACAAGTCGCCTATTGGAAAAATCGCAGGCATAGCTGTAGGGAAAGGCTTGCTGGAGCTGCTGTTTTTTCTGCCTTTCGTTTTGCCTTTCGGTGCTTATGCGCTCTCAGGCAGCCTCCTTATCGTATGGATGATCAGTTTGCCATTATGTTATGGCGCTGGTTCGCTGCTTCTTGCCATTTCAGAGAAGCTGATTAATAGCAATCGGGCAACCAGATTATGCCTTGCCTTGCTGATTGGCAGTTTGCTTTCTGATGGTTTGCTTGCCGTATGCGGGGTAATTGCAACGGCATCAGGGACAAGCTGGGAAGTTTGGTGGCCAGCGCTTGCTATTTTCGGCAGCATAGCTGCTTACCGCGGAATGAATGAACGGCTGCACAGCTGGCCGATTGTGTTTACTGGCAGCACGATGATGATAGGCATTTTCGGCTATTTAGCACTGCAATTGGCTAAATTTTGGCTCATACCGCTTCAGCAATACTCAATATGGATGACAGCGGGCGGAATCATAGCGTTGATTGTTTATTTTTTCATGGTGAATGAGCGGCTGATGCAGCGCGAGACTGATCAGACAGGGCAGCATCGCCCAATCTCAGCCTCTGTAGAAGCCTTCAAACGTCAAAATAGATGGATGCTTGCTCTGCTGCTGCTTCCTATCATTGCAATTGGCTTCATCAGGCAAATTACGCAGGGCATCGAATGGGCCGTGCGTTCTCTCGTTCAACTGCTTCTGTCATTAATGACGGGACGTGAGGCGGAGCCGCCCGCTTCACCGCCGCCAGAAGCATCGCAACCGCCCGCTTTTCCGCCTGTGGAGCAAAAGGATCCTTCCCCTTGGCTCGTCTGGGTAGAGAACGTATTGAAGGTTGTCATAATAATAATCGTTATTGCTGCGATAGCATTAGCTGTTTATTGGCTGCTGCGTGTCGTGTATCGCCTCTCTAAGAAATTTCTTGCCAAGCTGGCAGAGCGATCCGCTGAAAGGCTGGGAGGGGAACAGGGGTACACGGATGAGGTTGAAAGTTTAATGACCTTAAACAAATGGCAGGATGGCTGGCGCCTGCGCAGAAAGCGCAATAATGCCGAGCAGGCTGTTAAATGGGAGGAGCTTACGGGAACGAGGGAGCGAATCCGCTATTTGTACAGCCGCTGGGTAAAGCGTAGCATAAGCAAAGGTTATGTGTATCAGCCTCATTTGACGCCTAGGGAAACGGCAGAGGAGCTCGTCAAATGGCAGGTGGCCGCAAAGGACATGGACAGCTACAGCGAAATAGAAAGGCAGCAGCTGATTAAGCTGTATGAGGAGGCGCGCTACAAGGAGGAGGAGCCGCAGGAGGAAGCGGTGAATGCCTTGTATTCACAGCAGCAGAAACGCGGCAAATAGTTTGAGAAGCCGAGCTGGAAAGTTCCCAGCTTGGCTTTTTTTAATATAAGAAAGCATAAGTTTTTGGCATATTGTGTTTTTTATTTCCCTACGTTTATCGCTCTATCCTTAATTTTAAAGTTTGGTCGGATCAATCCCCTCAGGGAATGTTTTTTCAAAACGATTCTTTCTTTCGTATAAATCATACCAAGCTTCTGCAATGAGATCCGGATCTCCCGCTGTGTCCGGCTGAATAAAGGTTCCGATGGAGAGATGTCCAACAAATATGCCTTTGTCTTTTAATTCATTGTGCAGGTTTGCCGCATAATTGCGAAGACCCGACATGACGATTCCGACATTTCCAATAAAGGGCAATGGGAACATGGCAGATAAGCCTGTTGTAAATAAAATCGCACCTGAACTATTATGGATCATGTCGGGCAGTACTTCGTTGGCGGCCACAATGGCGGGCAGCAAATGGCTATTGACTTGTTCTAAGACGTCTGCGGGCGTTGTTTCCAACACATGTCTAAATATATCCGGTCCTGCATAAGGGCTAAATTCGAGCACATCAATATGACCAAAATCTTGTTTAGCAGCTTGTAAAGCTTGCTTGAGAGAGGCCAAATCTGTGACATCCGCGACATAAGACCTCGCTTCAATATTTAACTTGCTTAGTTCATTGACAATAATGGCCAATTTCTCAGCGTTGCGTGCAATAGCAGCTACCTTAAAGCCTTGCTCCCCAAACTTTTTCGCAAGTGACAATCCTAATCCGGGTCCTGCACCAATTATTGCAATAGTTTTCATTTGCTATTCTCCCCATCCTTGACAGTTAATTTTAAAAGCGCCCAAACACGATGTCGCTTTTGCATCGGCATACATGCTATATTAAACGAACATGCGTTGCTTTAATAAAAATACAACCAATATCCAAACAGAACAACCAACAATAGGGTAGGGAATGTTGCTATAGCAACAACATCGAAAAATGGTCAGGTTAGTACTGGCTTTAAGATTCACTTAAAAACCTGATAGGAGGAGTGAACGAAGTGGGGACAAAAGTAAAGAATATACGAATGACGCAAACCAGGCAGTCTTTGATTAATGCTTTTATAAATTTAGTGAATGAAAAGGATTTTGAAAAAATTACAATTGCTGATTTAACAAAAGGAGCTCAAGTGAACCGTGCTACTTTCTACGCGCATTTCAATGATAAGTACGAATTATTGGACTACATTGTTGATGAATCCGCATCGGCTGTCGTTGAAAAACGCACCTCAGGAGTCGTGAAATTTGATGAAGAAAGCCTACGCCAGCTCGTACTCGCTGTATGCGACTATCATCAGCAGCCGAATATTCAATGCCGCCGCAGTTATTTAAGTTTAATCCCACAATTGAAAGAAAAAATGTTAATCGAGTTAAATAAATATTTATCCAATTGTTTAGCTGCCAAATATACGGACGTAGAGAAGAGCTTATATGTACCGATTTCTGCAAGCATCATCCTTGAGGCTGGCTACTTATGGGCTTCTGGAAATGTATCATTTGATAAAGAGACAATAGCCAATAAAGTTTCATTATTAATATGGGGAGGATATCATTTTTCCGAGAAAGTAGTTCAGGATATAAGGATGGCGGGGGAAGATACTTGAACATTTAAAATAATTTAAGCTTGAATTAAAGACTCATTTTGTCTATAATAGTCTTTGCAGCTCAATAATAGATATTAAGTGTCTGTAATAGTTATTTTTGAAAAGCATACAATGAGTTAAAAATGAACGAAAACGGTACCGTTCGTTTCTACATTTTTATAATCTCATCGCAACAGAAAACGATATTAAAGATCAAGAATATTTTTTTATTTTTCAATTAAAGGCATTAAAACTCTCGGAAGGTGGTTAATATGAAACAATTGATGGATGTGGCGATTATTGGTGGAGGGCCGGCAGGACTTAGTGCGGCACTTGTATTAGGCAGAGCGAGGAAAAGTGTCATCGTTATTGATGAAGAGCGCCCGCGCAATCGGGTGACGAAGGAGTCGCATGGCTTCTTGACGAGAGATGGTATTAAGCCAAGCGAGTTCCGCCAAATCGCGCGCCAGCAGATTAGTGTCTACCCAACTGTTCTTTTTGAAAACGACACAGCCATAGAGGTAACGGGAACCGATGGGGAATTTATCATTACGACTGCCAAAGGATTAACCTTCGGGGCCAAAAAGCTGCTTTTTGCCGTAGGGATGAAGGATCTTCCACTTGATATGGAAGGATTAACGGACGTTTATGGAAAAAGCGCATTTGTGTGCCCGTATTGTGATGGCTGGGAAATGAGGGATAGAAAGCTTGTCATAATAACCAATGGTGACCGTGCGCTACACTTCGCCAAAACGATAGCAGGGTGGACAAGCCAATATGCGATTTGCACCGATGGCCCTGACGAAATGACCGATGAGCAGCGTGAGGAATTAAAACGGCATGATATACCCGTATTTGCCTCGAAAATTCAGCGGATTGAAGCAGAAAATGGCAACGTTCAGCAAGTCGTACTGGAGGACGGCTCAATCATCGCTTGCGAAGGCA from the Paenibacillus sp. BIHB 4019 genome contains:
- a CDS encoding ATP-binding cassette domain-containing protein, with translation MIRISNLTKVIPGGPKVLDDIHLDVEDGEFIAIKGASGSGKSMLLKCLALQEKWTRGSYKLNGTDVLKQGLTGRFKVRREVAYLEEKPVLYPSKTGLKNVIIGSVTQTPAWRRWTGMVRSDDYMGAMDTIEKLGLIDKAHLKAEKMSGGERQRIAVARALVHGAKIILADEPVSGLDPHTADQVLADLKRLCTEQRVTVIAVLHQGDYAERFADRIIGLNNGKLVLDIRGRRLTEREKMQL
- a CDS encoding GNAT family N-acetyltransferase; translation: MNEVKLRLIQQHELSQALELEQRCYSSGAAATEAGFQYRFQEYPSYFWSAWSEDGELLGIANGIRTEQESCGDEMKGSHPGEYAGDNFCILTIAVDPAFRRRGIAAKLLDKLIQACENERLKAIILMCEPHLISFYEQAKFTYVGKASSTHGGIEWHEMRRNLHTMEHSSE
- a CDS encoding DUF3298 and DUF4163 domain-containing protein; the protein is MAFQSPVIVQSVRSTFPKAELWLPHISGGSNEAADSQINGIIHSAAQHLVAEQGTLEDPHAEMQGYFELKNNQKDVLSLSLLNYAYTGGAHGLTLQQSLTFKLTTGRSYALAELFKPGSNYIVKLSALVNAQIRSRDISTLSPFKAIRPDQDFYVADRTLVLYFALYELTPYAFGFPYFPISVYDIEDMINENGPLGPMVVNY
- a CDS encoding response regulator gives rise to the protein MIYIILLCAVFVTTIAFVVYLQYVKKDKGPRFSAPPIRRQSSSMQLSPMKKNVPGKLEDGRSKQAPQALAGSADAAKLAEGKKLLIVDDQPLIRLMLAELFQKAGFTVYEAADGLNALEQFERYGADCILLDFMLPDMDGLDVLCAIRKSDANVKVLLITAYGEPEKIEAAAELGITEWIEKPFDTDQLLNRVLALV
- a CDS encoding amino acid permease encodes the protein MIALVIGLALFFAVCAAALAGAVKAQQSIKSSSHQSMTAYATYIQMQQDKHDLNLFGLAQQLRRKFGAAASFGLSFNTMGLCAAALLFLAPALQQGGPIVVGIGIPLAALFALMVSASLAELSSAIPTAGGVYHWSSALGGRVWGWHAGWFHMAGYMGLLLLTNLLCASLLDGMLAGWLGYTPSIWSKAIIALAMVVTQAALHSRGVRLLAVLLRSGLWLQLIAAIAAIGILMALYWPGAFAPELLFTLPARSGEGKGQSALGMIAGFLLLQKLFLGMDSAAQGAEETSDPRIRVPWAIYLSTAYTFIIGFVLLAVLTLVWPGFSNGGIPAGGSEWFAGSLLEAISRSPLVTLFLVVLLYSSSSSVLIACSRLLYSLTRDKALPFSKQLAGVHPATQSPRKCVWLAAALFFIILGASCVLFPERLLTAAVPSFTLICLYTAYAIPIALALRAGKKHKLLMDAPWHLGRWSRTVNMTALLWLLLSVALAASVLGQEGILGAGAVLLVSAVLDFRYRRRHLETLQSRLNKPHGEIIRIERKFKLTE
- a CDS encoding phosphotransferase, with protein sequence MSQHDFSTFLDQYELGARWEIAAGDSGMNNTTRIVQAGNNRYVLRIYNNHQNKSTVLLEHEVLFGLLEQDARLFDVPMPVANRAGQTVTEAPGGKLATLCHFIEGKRPSVENISHIKGLGIATAALCKGLSAIKPHGEPIYDPYYKLEQSYEAIGIPAMREIANEAGLLPEFEEQIACLQQERERLQSELKNIAELPRQWIHGDLNFSNSVARGDAVVGLLDFEFCTVDVRAMELAVVIVDLIDGADDGRLERIALFCEGFGSELRLTEVEANAITLLLKLRMLDVTLHFMTRWREQLDEAAVLQKIVIQAAKIVNWTGSNEPRLKALFLKHLADVEQPL
- a CDS encoding polysaccharide deacetylase family protein; the encoded protein is MSVAAALGYSSDERLLIVNADDYGLCGSVNKAVEQLLEERAVSSATIMMPCRTAREAAKWCALHQEHDVGIHFTFTSEWDNYRWGPVSKPEDVPSLLVEGGYFPKDSRTFELQADSEQVEREMVAQIELALQLGMKPSHADNHMGSLYGLATGKHFLPIVFDVCAKYGLPFRLPRHLLGDRAQTASPELAEQAKQLGMLADSKGVIILDYLVGLPFQLQAGETYSSFKEAMKQQLRSLPPGLTELIIHPSLVTDELLSFHGQPEKRGLEFQLFRDREIVQTLQAEGIRLVRWSQLQRVQRERCGWSQ
- a CDS encoding MoxR family ATPase, with the protein product MSYQSIAALSEQLRSNIGRVIVGKEHIADLLFIALITGGHVLLEDVPGTGKTLLAKSLAKSLSLTFRRVQFTPDLMPSDLTGIHFYNQKQGDFEFRSGPLFTNMLLADEINRATPRTQSSLLECMEERQISLEGETMPLSRPFMVMATQNPVEHQGTFPLPEAQLDRFLFKVKMGYPTTDEALQILKRFKEGDPLEQLAPIAGADEIAEAQKLYSSVRVSDDVLLYMLKLVEQTRSREEVQTGVSPRGSQALLKASQVQAILRGRDFVTPDDVKAMAQPVLAHRLALRGLQRTQGSAEKIIEDIIRRTEVPAEAGLLAK
- a CDS encoding DUF58 domain-containing protein codes for the protein MEQLSNGKWLPVPWLRVESQLSSQLIFRSQDNLAVSSGEHYQNHKSFFSLMPYTKITRTHSFVSARRGVYKLRSVALTGGDLLGIHHDMKQMMIEGELLVYPLPAQVKVDELPSHSWQGETSVRRWIVEDPFVVVGARDYRPSDSFKAVNWKATARAGKLQVHQYDYTADRKLMIYLNVEDHEGMWRTITDEALIERGIEWAAGAAEAVTASGMEVGFAANMPLQGELESAMLLPRSGHDQWMAILELLAKLSLTRTELFSDLLQRESERGVSGCDVLIISAYWNETLELAAQQLRFGGNSVSIWLLEGLASDQQQAGGAL